In Natronococcus occultus SP4, the following proteins share a genomic window:
- a CDS encoding glycerol dehydrogenase — protein MTRSFKSPAAYVQGRDALDQLGDRLASTAASALVLADADVLEIVGDRAEASLEDAGVEPTLEEFGGESSETEIDRLTEVAREAGTDAIVGAGGGKALDTAKAVRENVGGAMVSVPTIASTDAPTSALSVIYSEDGEFERYWFYTDHPDLVLVDTTVIAGAPVRFFRSGIADAMATWFEADAVRRADGENFFGEGPTRAAHSLSRLCYDILREHGRSAVQAVERGIVTESVEAVTEANTLLSGLGFENGGIAGAHSVHNGLTQLEATHGATHGEKVNVGIVTQLVLEGRDDAFLDDVIEFSTALELPVTLAEVGVDDPATDDLERVARAAVAEEETIHNAFDVDTAEVRDAIVAADVLGSQHRS, from the coding sequence GTGACTCGATCGTTCAAATCTCCAGCGGCGTACGTACAGGGCCGCGACGCCCTCGATCAGCTCGGCGACCGACTCGCGTCCACAGCGGCGTCGGCGCTGGTGCTCGCCGACGCGGACGTCCTCGAGATCGTCGGCGACCGTGCCGAGGCGAGCCTCGAGGACGCCGGCGTCGAACCGACTCTCGAGGAGTTCGGCGGCGAGTCCTCCGAGACCGAGATCGACCGCCTCACCGAGGTCGCCCGCGAGGCCGGCACTGACGCGATCGTCGGCGCCGGCGGCGGGAAAGCCCTCGATACGGCCAAGGCGGTCCGGGAGAACGTGGGCGGGGCGATGGTCTCGGTGCCGACGATCGCCTCGACGGACGCGCCGACGTCGGCGCTCTCGGTGATCTACTCCGAGGACGGCGAGTTCGAGCGCTACTGGTTCTACACGGACCACCCCGATCTGGTACTGGTCGATACGACGGTGATCGCGGGCGCGCCCGTTCGCTTCTTCAGGTCCGGGATCGCGGACGCGATGGCGACCTGGTTCGAGGCCGACGCCGTCCGACGGGCCGACGGCGAGAACTTCTTCGGCGAGGGGCCGACTCGCGCCGCCCACTCGCTCTCGCGGCTCTGTTACGACATCCTACGAGAGCACGGCCGCTCGGCGGTACAGGCCGTCGAGCGGGGGATCGTCACCGAGAGCGTCGAGGCGGTGACCGAGGCCAACACCCTCCTGAGCGGGCTGGGGTTCGAGAACGGCGGGATCGCGGGCGCCCACTCGGTCCACAACGGGCTCACCCAGCTCGAAGCCACCCACGGCGCGACCCACGGCGAGAAAGTAAACGTCGGGATCGTCACCCAGCTCGTCCTCGAGGGACGGGACGACGCGTTCCTCGACGACGTGATCGAGTTCTCGACCGCACTCGAGCTTCCCGTCACGCTCGCCGAGGTCGGGGTCGACGACCCCGCCACGGACGACCTCGAGCGGGTCGCACGAGCGGCGGTTGCCGAGGAGGAGACGATCCACAACGCCTTCGACGTCGACACTGCGGAGGTCCGCGACGCGATCGTCGCGGCCGACGTCCTCGGTTCGCAACACCGCTCGTAG
- a CDS encoding RNA-guided endonuclease InsQ/TnpB family protein: MEYSPRFRLLPTTKQRELLGWQRNTVRQVYNHALYRLDQLPKDPDQTVRQRVWKVRDELPDWKIKWDEWADVYSTVLQAAVERIYHSITGLAQKRDNGHKIGNLNWKKPREFQSFTYRQRGFELDKKSGPDGRGLVTLKKVRGETLEIPIRLHRNIDPNDIKHVTVKQEATGAWYASFSVERDEPEKPDPEDIDPEDTVGLDLGVLNFIHDSDGRSINRLDLSDDRDRLEREQRSLSRKEYESNNWYKQRQRVAEVHMDMRNKKRDYKHKLAHAYTTEYDAVFVEDLDVKSMLEGDGNARNKHEVGWREFIRILKHHGRKHGCHVVEVKPEGTTKECASCGVETAKPVWVREHSCPACGFELDRDFNASLNVLSRGLAELGVGHSEGTSSESPCDSAVRTRAPLSSTPVETATAVDTVSVSASRVVESGSPALKESPKAASRAG, from the coding sequence ATGGAGTACAGCCCACGTTTCAGGCTCTTGCCAACAACGAAACAGCGAGAGCTACTGGGCTGGCAGCGGAACACCGTGCGCCAAGTCTACAACCACGCACTCTACCGTCTCGACCAGTTACCCAAAGACCCAGACCAAACAGTCCGCCAACGCGTCTGGAAAGTCCGCGACGAACTCCCCGACTGGAAAATCAAGTGGGATGAGTGGGCCGACGTGTACTCCACCGTACTGCAAGCCGCCGTCGAACGCATCTACCACAGTATCACTGGCCTCGCCCAGAAACGCGATAACGGGCACAAAATCGGGAACTTGAACTGGAAGAAACCGAGAGAGTTCCAGAGTTTCACGTATCGCCAACGGGGCTTCGAACTCGACAAAAAGAGTGGTCCTGACGGCCGTGGACTCGTAACACTCAAGAAAGTACGTGGCGAGACGCTCGAAATCCCTATTCGACTCCACCGTAACATCGACCCGAACGACATCAAACACGTCACCGTCAAGCAAGAGGCAACGGGCGCGTGGTACGCCTCGTTCAGCGTCGAACGCGACGAACCAGAGAAACCAGATCCCGAAGACATCGACCCAGAAGACACAGTAGGCCTCGACCTCGGCGTCCTCAACTTCATCCACGATTCGGACGGGCGGTCAATCAACCGCCTCGACCTGTCCGACGACCGCGACCGGCTCGAACGCGAGCAACGCTCGCTCTCCCGGAAAGAGTACGAGTCGAACAACTGGTACAAACAACGCCAGCGAGTTGCCGAGGTCCACATGGACATGCGGAACAAGAAACGCGATTACAAGCACAAGCTCGCCCATGCATACACGACCGAGTACGACGCCGTGTTCGTCGAGGATTTGGACGTGAAGTCGATGCTGGAAGGTGATGGTAACGCCCGAAACAAGCACGAGGTCGGCTGGCGCGAGTTCATTCGCATCCTCAAGCATCACGGGCGGAAACACGGCTGTCACGTGGTGGAGGTCAAGCCTGAGGGGACGACGAAAGAGTGTGCCTCGTGTGGGGTGGAGACGGCGAAACCGGTGTGGGTACGCGAGCATTCGTGTCCAGCGTGTGGGTTCGAGTTGGACAGGGATTTCAATGCGTCGCTGAACGTTCTTTCTCGCGGTCTTGCCGAACTAGGAGTGGGTCACTCCGAAGGAACGTCCTCAGAATCGCCTTGCGATTCTGCTGTGCGGACGAGAGCCCCGCTCTCGTCAACGCCTGTGGAGACTGCGACCGCTGTGGATACGGTTTCCGTATCTGCAAGTCGCGTCGTCGAATCAGGAAGCCCCGCCCTCAAGGAGTCGCCGAAGGCGGCGAGTAGGGCGGGGTAG
- a CDS encoding hydroxysqualene dehydroxylase, which translates to MTDVAVIGGGIGGLTAAQELAERGFDVTVYEANDRFGGKARSMPIDDPNGLHGEHGFRFFPAFYRHVIDTMERLPDGTGSVADNLVETEATLIASTHRPDQVAETRSPDSLRGWLEALRPAFAEDLPPEDVRFLLERLAYLLTACEQRREELDDVSWWEFIDAENRSRAFQDRLAFATQSLVALRPEVGSARTIGTIYMQLLFGQLDPTRPTERILNGPTSEAWIDPWVEYLEELGVELHPGTSARGLTFDGRRIASLELTDGSRVRSDEYVLAVPVEVAPEFVTPGMARVAPELGRIERLETAWMNGIQFYLREDVELTRGHQVYADAPWALTSISQRQFWTGYDLDERGPDEVAGVLSVIASDWETPGIVYNKPARRCSREEIVTEIWEQLKRHLDGPEARLGDDLLVDWFLDPALVEVGGGSETRSEGVENRSPLLINTVGALRNRPPADVGVENLTLASDYVRTNSDLASMESANEAGRRAANAVCRRHGVGDTARIWKLEEPAALEPFKRQDRIRYRLGLPHPAAVTQSLRTVVDRVGIRR; encoded by the coding sequence ATGACCGACGTTGCCGTGATCGGCGGCGGAATCGGTGGCCTCACCGCGGCCCAGGAGCTTGCCGAGCGCGGGTTCGACGTGACCGTCTACGAGGCAAACGACCGGTTCGGCGGGAAGGCCCGTTCGATGCCGATCGACGATCCGAACGGACTGCACGGCGAGCACGGGTTCCGGTTCTTCCCGGCGTTCTACCGCCACGTGATCGATACGATGGAGCGGCTCCCCGACGGAACGGGCAGCGTTGCCGACAACCTCGTCGAGACCGAGGCGACGCTGATCGCGAGCACCCACCGGCCGGATCAGGTCGCGGAGACGCGGAGTCCGGACTCGCTGCGGGGCTGGCTCGAGGCGCTCCGGCCGGCGTTCGCCGAGGACCTGCCGCCCGAGGACGTCCGGTTCCTGCTCGAGCGGCTGGCGTACCTGTTGACCGCCTGCGAGCAGCGCCGCGAGGAGCTCGACGACGTCTCCTGGTGGGAGTTCATCGACGCCGAGAACCGATCGCGGGCGTTCCAGGATCGGCTCGCCTTCGCCACCCAGTCGCTGGTCGCGCTCCGGCCGGAGGTCGGCAGCGCCAGGACGATCGGGACGATTTACATGCAGTTGCTGTTCGGCCAGCTCGATCCGACCAGGCCGACCGAGCGGATCCTGAACGGGCCGACCAGCGAGGCCTGGATCGACCCCTGGGTCGAGTACCTCGAGGAACTCGGCGTCGAGCTCCACCCGGGGACGTCAGCCCGCGGACTCACCTTCGACGGACGGCGAATCGCGAGCCTTGAGCTGACCGACGGGAGTCGGGTTCGAAGCGACGAGTACGTCCTCGCGGTCCCCGTCGAGGTCGCTCCCGAGTTCGTCACGCCGGGAATGGCTCGCGTGGCACCCGAGCTCGGGCGGATCGAGCGCCTCGAGACGGCCTGGATGAACGGCATCCAGTTCTACCTCCGCGAGGACGTCGAGCTGACTCGCGGCCATCAGGTGTACGCCGACGCTCCCTGGGCGCTGACGTCGATCTCCCAGCGGCAGTTCTGGACGGGGTACGACCTCGACGAGCGCGGGCCCGACGAGGTCGCGGGCGTCCTCTCGGTGATCGCGTCGGACTGGGAGACCCCGGGAATCGTCTACAACAAGCCTGCGAGGCGGTGTTCCCGCGAGGAGATCGTCACGGAGATCTGGGAACAGCTCAAACGACACCTCGACGGCCCCGAGGCGCGGCTCGGCGACGACCTGCTGGTCGACTGGTTCCTCGATCCCGCGCTCGTCGAAGTCGGCGGTGGGTCGGAGACTCGCAGTGAGGGCGTCGAGAACCGCTCGCCGCTGTTGATCAACACGGTCGGCGCACTGCGGAACCGTCCCCCGGCCGACGTCGGGGTCGAGAATCTGACGCTCGCGAGCGACTACGTCCGGACCAACAGCGACCTGGCCTCGATGGAGTCGGCCAACGAGGCCGGTCGCCGGGCGGCCAACGCCGTCTGTCGGCGTCACGGCGTCGGTGACACGGCGCGGATCTGGAAGCTCGAGGAACCCGCCGCGCTCGAGCCGTTCAAGCGCCAGGATCGGATCCGATACCGGCTCGGACTGCCACATCCAGCTGCAGTCACCCAGTCACTGCGGACCGTCGTCGATCGGGTCGGGATCCGGCGCTGA
- a CDS encoding SHOCT domain-containing protein yields MATDDTLIRTVLLLVAVLLLLPILLMGLAWPLMGMWGGEHMWGWSGSTGVGGAMIVMWLVPLAVLLGLGYLLYRGLVASSSGHSDRALEELRVAYARGELSDEEFEQRRERLRRDER; encoded by the coding sequence ATGGCGACCGACGACACGCTCATCAGAACGGTACTGCTGCTCGTCGCCGTCCTCTTGCTCCTGCCGATCCTGCTGATGGGGCTGGCCTGGCCGCTGATGGGGATGTGGGGTGGAGAACACATGTGGGGCTGGAGCGGATCGACCGGTGTCGGGGGCGCGATGATCGTCATGTGGCTCGTTCCGCTGGCGGTGCTCCTCGGACTGGGGTATCTGCTGTATAGAGGGCTGGTCGCGTCCTCGAGCGGACACTCCGACCGGGCACTCGAGGAGCTGCGGGTGGCTTACGCTCGCGGCGAACTCTCGGACGAGGAGTTCGAGCAGCGCCGGGAACGGCTTCGACGCGACGAACGGTGA